In Herpetosiphonaceae bacterium, a genomic segment contains:
- a CDS encoding calcium-binding protein, translating into MSRMHRMSRLLVLLMVLLSLVPQRTQAVDLNANRIADGLRSFSILLDTFGGFEELGTAIPLTDVSPGGEKALRLNNLFKDSLRQALDRVSSYENLTELRDAIDAADGTYGGVFVTFDAVKVERNAQYSQLIDVGFTVAAKRTVTLPLAFSEGAVNLSGGGIAADLTLATTLNFQLNTGSTDPALDGLAFYLQGTPRLDVHVDAKGTGGGTTIGTLNAQLGFTNVTVTGSAALDLDIVLQLLDPDGNGKLTEYEWTNTALADLAEIKLVDDPSTNAINAQISLDSTLIDGSPDGTIILVDASLADGLSAPSLNLSALTDFTNIDPAEVLSGLAQLASGLLASQGVTDPKLPFLKERLGDAMAFAEPLVAFIKRQGDAAIICGKNNTTPPTGDVTSARAGDVVYCQAVALQTPTAATWSIKSGTGTLGVNTTGANALKTVGVSPTANAQFKLKTAGKPQVEVKFTDPSGAQHTVAPRFISAQDLFEKLTDQALGGFDGGSGNLKYDRATKTLTYRLKKSFDPKKIEGKLDFGDQLRSQTNLIGLSPDSGASVEIDPSNVELDVTFGVILVADVNKIVENGDVADRFFIKVRSGAGEHEFRADTTVKATVKLRGQIGPIEVTAEGKQDATAFEIAPAVAGKPMVAIDIKGPGIKVGGSAPDAYTIPDAIRIRELLGNLGANIQAACNVKLTSGIAVKAGLRDAANQIISGGVDIAWPDVFGNDCLPDPDTLNVTPSLDFNDKLKVLDIAPFAKGTHNGANDSATLVDGTRDFSSVPGLVGSTLKNTTDGSSCNVTSLDGNTPSCVLTGGAENDWDAGDKYEVGGDPLALLYVILDSLDRLATVVETFTSPADLDKELPIVGVTPRKLITQFRNVNSVINDIRSGPSAVITCGTNNTDTPTGDVSAVPDGTTIYCQATGFKAASGITWEITGGTAGERTSGDAAKDTVGVDPTANAVFVVNDGDPSTPLTRLGDYKIRLKFTDSAGEHSANYPVIQPSSLEKLEELIESKLDLPPQALAFSLRDLPLPGQTTGDGIQDLVVSLGYGICTTQNTVIAQCASVDRTVPKLDVPVKFNLGDTDLIQLNSESSLALEYAARARLDLAVPLPAKFDPGKLMILDSTGVELEAGATSDNLNLSASIASLTVKLGNNLKLTSGKHTGSANAAALDDSGADFTTGKIPVGARLKNITDGSSCSVTSVAAKSLTCTLAGGAENDWDTDDAYEVFSIGTARIGARFALQNPGTDGNADGKETIAATSFLSGLKVSFGGPQQPVACGKTDPDGDGAQGPVDLNGDACAKLSIGLQVDTEVRYLGDIDFRIEDITKAPDDLGTLPGWYVSTPQNLEDEIAKQLLDWTLILRAVQQLLLNLEQRLDGASSNTSVPLVGKALDAGANVAHALRTGVVEPLITLGDELKQVGNADGDGDTTPDALDVQAFIKQKVFEKVGPSGAKLLLDNTGDGSVTADDVKVALQCTKAPSNTCRDNVDKVTDIDDVRITVKIGQGFEKQLPFDIGLAGLPLRSAGNLKSSGGWSLLLDFGLNRNVGPYLVAGGEGHGNDPELNLGVEVGMGDAPQACAGDQLPSDPNSGPAGLRGFSPTRCIVGQLGFLHVTLRDGANGDGQANTNDDPTRLALTTSLDLRTTKPDQRLSLGELFDDGTSLKLGVRAEANVDLRIRTGFTEGSDLPSVLGTFHLKWDLTLGESSQLSQLRFGNLHLDVGSFVSRFLEPLATNIRKVTSPLQPVIDTVRAPLPVLSDLAKLVGQDPISLYSLMKAQGYDTQMIDSIISLIEFINKDLPNLKTDNLLIPLGSLGGAFDVNKDLAQGDPVGSERADALVTNPDSTTDILSKIEQGSGTLSVSSSDGAFGVKGLSFPFLSDSKQIFGLLMGKDVTIVRYEPGTLRASAGVSYTFGPIMIGPVPVSITISGSATIEGRIAIGYDTSGIRQVIQGGSGDRLLDGIFIDDLDAKGVDVPEIKLIGLVSAAAGVDLGLVAAGVDGGIQLTVGMNLNDSPNPDGKLRIDEVVEKIKNPVCLFDISGKLEAFLGAFVRIGIGFFKKTFRFDIVRVTLIDFTVDLCKPANPNLADKVGDDLVLKIGPNAGGRGVAVDEKNEEIIVRQLDAAGTRFGVSAFGVYEEVTIKAGGRILGDGGDGNDAISLEPGAEANGDPIPFTARAVLSGGSGSDRIKAGDGNDTLNGNDDSDRINGGGGVDTIDGGAGDDVLSGELGDDTIHGGSGNDSLIGGPGTDTLNGNEDDDSVIGGPSTDANPDLGDTVAGGPGHDTLEGNQGADILYGDNATTCDAADAAVVGDDQISGGSEDDQIFGGAGSDKLVGDDGNDRLCGNVGNDTLDGDTDRPNVPHGHDVLDGGSGSDELHGRGGEDDLFGQDGDDKLFGDADNDDLSGGRGSDELDGSGGRDYLLGDTGSANRATGSADGSPSFSESEGDADTLRGGEGADVIFGEGGGDQAFGDAGNDRIAGNDGADTLRGGSDDDTIAGNAHDDLIFGDSGADRMTGNTGNDTMRGGIGTDTVEGNEDADTISGDADNDILIGGSSVAGTPDAGDTIDGNGGADVIAGDNAQVTGSARAVTLLDATLGGSDLLHGNEDDDRIYGGAENDEVHGDANDDYLEGNAASDLILGGADQDDIIGGSAQAGALDGADRIYGGNGVTDFGGDFDVLLGDNGTITRPLSGGQPIKESFGPGATQVTRRVVTLFDVATTSFTPADGVSGGDELYGDAARDLLYGQGGNDLLLGGAGDDALEGNAGDDTLYGGAGQDDLLGGTSRTTSDDPATAVDGRLDGEDRLYGSNNVGDLPDDFDVLLGDNAEITRPLSVGLWQVNTFNAAVVRSIRFLDVAVVGGPEVSPAVSGDDRLLGEGSDDLLYGQGGDDTLGGGSGDDYLEGNAGSDLLQGDDGNDDLVGGTGRINDDGPQGVDGRLDADDHLLGGAGFDVLAGDNALLVRTLVDGKWQRNTFNAGIRHETRILRDIDSPHFGSVSGGDTLEGGDDDDLLYGQGSNDTLSGNADDDLLEGNAGGDTLHGNAGQDDIVGGTVQADLTDAADTITGDDAADVIIGDNGSVTRPLAAGLWQLDQNTQAVLRDVTLYDVQLAGGTVAGNRSGGDTISGGGEHDRIFGQGDNDTISGGDSFDYIEGNHGADTISGDAGEDDIIGGSSADDGVIDADRVGNRLLDGADTIFGDDGTSATAGEDSDVIAGDNARIGRAASGDGAWRLDPNTGDVVRTITLFDVERLGGTVSPQASGSDRIFGEDGRDLIFGQGNSSPNADGDSRLDEDPADGVDNDRDGRESATSTGYDCLDGSDNDGDGQADAADTSCAAATDEDGGGDELHGGAGPDSIEGNHGSDWIFGDDDEDDLLGGNSAGDGVIGGTVAPTNLLDGHDVMQGGDDDDVLLADNATIERETNGQGIWQKLVGGLGAYDLVKRITTMEQTPEQTGAYGDDHLRGNAGHDDLYGQLGGDLLEGNAGEDAIVGDLGRITNRIEDGTREREIAPQQPFISDTIFVEGTLTRQVDLFSFVTGDGAEGDDTLLGGDGDDSLHGGAGYDLLNGDGDADVTGSTDQDRVFGGDGNDALWGGRDHDHLWGGYGDDYLDVKPRPDTDSPEWFTYGGPESYDGIDYAYGGWGQDALQANVGDTGPVPGDRLMDWVGAYNVYYVCPGAYGEWMITRSLSPGMIRFLQELAEGDGADNTANRTSSGFRELAMVFSNETKDNANPVHPDNPGHFTCN; encoded by the coding sequence ATGTCGCGTATGCACCGCATGTCCCGGTTACTCGTCTTGCTCATGGTGCTCCTGAGCCTTGTGCCGCAGCGCACCCAGGCAGTCGATCTGAACGCCAATCGGATCGCCGACGGATTGAGAAGCTTCTCGATCCTGCTCGATACGTTCGGCGGCTTTGAAGAGTTAGGCACGGCCATTCCGCTGACCGATGTCAGTCCGGGCGGCGAAAAAGCGCTGCGCTTGAATAACCTGTTCAAGGATTCACTGCGCCAGGCGCTTGATAGGGTTTCATCGTACGAAAATCTTACAGAGCTACGCGACGCAATCGACGCAGCCGACGGCACGTACGGCGGCGTTTTTGTCACGTTCGACGCGGTTAAGGTCGAGCGTAACGCGCAGTATAGCCAACTGATCGACGTGGGCTTTACCGTCGCCGCGAAGCGCACCGTGACGCTCCCGCTGGCCTTCTCCGAGGGCGCGGTCAACCTGAGCGGCGGCGGCATCGCCGCCGATCTCACGCTGGCGACAACGCTCAACTTCCAGCTCAACACCGGCTCGACCGATCCGGCGCTGGATGGTCTGGCGTTCTATCTCCAGGGCACGCCCAGGCTCGACGTGCATGTCGACGCCAAAGGCACGGGCGGCGGCACGACGATCGGCACGCTCAACGCGCAGCTTGGCTTTACCAACGTCACCGTCACGGGCAGCGCGGCGCTGGATCTCGACATCGTTTTGCAGTTGCTCGATCCCGACGGCAACGGCAAGCTGACCGAGTACGAGTGGACCAACACGGCGCTCGCCGATCTGGCCGAGATCAAGCTGGTCGACGATCCCAGCACCAACGCGATCAATGCGCAGATCAGCCTCGACAGCACGCTGATCGACGGCAGCCCCGACGGCACGATCATACTGGTCGATGCCTCGCTGGCGGATGGCCTGAGCGCGCCCTCGCTCAACCTGAGCGCGCTCACCGATTTTACCAATATCGATCCCGCCGAGGTCTTGAGCGGCCTCGCGCAGCTTGCATCCGGCCTGCTGGCCTCGCAGGGCGTTACCGATCCCAAGCTGCCCTTCCTCAAGGAGCGACTGGGCGATGCAATGGCCTTTGCCGAGCCGCTGGTCGCGTTTATCAAGCGCCAGGGCGACGCCGCGATCATCTGCGGGAAGAACAACACCACGCCCCCGACCGGCGATGTCACCAGCGCGCGCGCGGGCGATGTCGTCTACTGCCAGGCGGTCGCGCTGCAAACCCCGACCGCCGCGACCTGGAGCATTAAATCCGGCACCGGCACGCTCGGCGTGAACACGACCGGAGCGAACGCCCTCAAGACCGTTGGCGTCAGCCCGACCGCCAACGCTCAATTTAAGCTCAAAACCGCCGGCAAGCCTCAGGTCGAGGTCAAGTTTACCGATCCGTCCGGCGCGCAGCATACCGTCGCGCCGCGCTTCATCTCGGCGCAAGACCTCTTCGAGAAGCTGACCGACCAGGCGCTGGGCGGCTTCGACGGCGGCTCCGGCAACCTGAAGTACGATCGCGCGACCAAGACGCTGACCTATCGCCTGAAAAAGTCGTTCGATCCCAAGAAGATCGAGGGCAAGCTCGACTTCGGCGATCAGCTCCGCAGCCAGACCAACCTGATCGGCCTCAGCCCCGACAGCGGCGCGAGCGTCGAGATCGATCCGTCGAACGTCGAGCTGGATGTCACCTTCGGCGTGATCCTGGTCGCCGATGTCAATAAGATCGTCGAGAACGGCGACGTCGCCGATCGCTTCTTTATCAAGGTGCGCAGCGGCGCGGGCGAGCACGAGTTTCGTGCCGATACGACGGTCAAGGCCACGGTCAAGCTCCGAGGTCAGATCGGCCCGATCGAAGTGACCGCCGAGGGCAAGCAGGACGCGACCGCCTTTGAGATCGCGCCAGCCGTGGCCGGTAAGCCGATGGTCGCGATCGACATCAAAGGCCCCGGCATCAAAGTCGGCGGCAGCGCGCCCGACGCCTACACGATCCCCGACGCGATCCGTATTCGCGAGCTGCTCGGCAACCTGGGCGCGAACATCCAGGCCGCCTGTAACGTCAAGCTGACCAGCGGCATCGCGGTCAAGGCCGGGCTGCGCGACGCGGCCAATCAGATCATCAGCGGCGGCGTCGATATTGCCTGGCCCGATGTCTTCGGCAACGATTGTCTGCCCGACCCCGACACGCTGAACGTCACGCCCAGCCTGGACTTTAACGATAAGCTCAAAGTGCTGGACATTGCGCCCTTCGCCAAAGGCACCCACAACGGCGCGAACGACTCGGCGACGCTGGTCGACGGCACCCGCGACTTCAGCAGCGTTCCCGGCCTTGTCGGCTCCACGCTCAAGAACACCACCGACGGCTCAAGCTGTAATGTCACATCGCTCGACGGCAACACGCCAAGCTGTGTGCTCACGGGCGGCGCCGAGAACGACTGGGACGCGGGCGATAAATACGAGGTCGGCGGCGATCCCCTGGCGCTGCTCTATGTGATCCTCGACAGCCTCGACCGCCTGGCGACGGTCGTCGAAACCTTTACCAGCCCGGCGGATCTCGACAAAGAGCTGCCGATTGTCGGCGTGACGCCGCGCAAGCTGATCACGCAGTTCCGCAACGTCAACTCGGTGATCAACGATATTCGGTCGGGGCCGAGCGCGGTAATCACCTGTGGCACCAACAACACCGACACGCCGACCGGCGACGTGAGCGCCGTGCCCGACGGCACGACGATCTACTGTCAGGCGACCGGCTTCAAGGCCGCCAGCGGCATCACCTGGGAGATCACGGGCGGCACCGCTGGCGAGCGGACATCGGGCGATGCGGCCAAGGACACGGTCGGCGTCGATCCCACGGCCAACGCGGTCTTTGTCGTCAACGACGGCGATCCGAGCACGCCCCTGACCAGGCTCGGCGACTACAAGATCCGGCTGAAGTTTACCGACTCGGCTGGCGAGCACAGCGCCAATTATCCGGTGATCCAGCCGTCGTCGCTCGAAAAGCTGGAAGAGCTGATCGAGTCCAAGCTGGATCTGCCGCCGCAGGCGCTGGCCTTCAGCCTGCGCGACCTGCCGCTGCCGGGCCAGACCACCGGCGACGGCATTCAGGATCTAGTGGTGTCGCTGGGCTACGGCATCTGCACCACCCAGAACACGGTTATCGCCCAGTGCGCGAGCGTCGACCGGACGGTGCCGAAGCTCGACGTACCCGTCAAATTCAACCTGGGCGACACCGATCTGATCCAGCTCAACTCCGAATCATCGCTTGCGCTGGAGTATGCCGCTCGTGCCCGGCTGGATCTGGCCGTGCCGCTGCCCGCGAAGTTCGATCCCGGCAAGCTGATGATCCTCGACTCGACCGGCGTGGAGCTGGAGGCGGGCGCAACATCCGACAACCTGAACCTGAGCGCCAGCATCGCCTCGCTCACGGTCAAGCTGGGCAATAACCTCAAGCTGACCAGCGGCAAGCACACCGGCAGCGCCAACGCCGCCGCGCTGGACGACTCCGGGGCCGACTTTACCACCGGCAAGATCCCGGTCGGGGCGCGGCTCAAGAACATCACCGACGGCTCAAGCTGTAGCGTGACCTCGGTTGCCGCGAAGTCGCTGACGTGTACGCTGGCGGGCGGTGCCGAAAACGACTGGGATACCGACGACGCCTACGAGGTCTTCAGCATTGGCACCGCCAGGATCGGCGCGCGCTTCGCGCTCCAGAATCCCGGCACCGACGGCAACGCCGACGGCAAGGAGACGATCGCCGCAACGAGCTTCCTGAGCGGCCTCAAAGTCTCCTTTGGCGGGCCGCAGCAGCCTGTGGCGTGCGGCAAGACCGATCCCGACGGCGACGGAGCGCAAGGCCCGGTCGACCTCAACGGCGATGCCTGCGCCAAGCTCTCGATCGGCCTCCAGGTCGATACCGAGGTGCGCTACCTGGGCGACATCGACTTCCGCATTGAGGACATCACCAAAGCGCCCGACGATCTCGGCACGTTGCCCGGCTGGTACGTCTCCACGCCGCAAAACCTGGAAGACGAGATCGCCAAGCAGTTGCTCGACTGGACGCTGATCCTGCGCGCGGTGCAGCAGTTGTTGCTCAACCTTGAGCAGCGGCTCGACGGTGCCAGCTCCAACACCAGCGTGCCGCTCGTCGGCAAGGCGCTCGACGCCGGGGCGAACGTGGCGCACGCGCTGCGTACCGGCGTGGTCGAGCCGCTGATCACGCTCGGCGACGAGCTTAAGCAGGTCGGCAACGCCGACGGCGACGGCGATACTACGCCCGACGCGCTCGATGTGCAGGCGTTCATCAAGCAAAAAGTCTTTGAGAAGGTCGGTCCGAGCGGCGCGAAGCTGCTGCTCGACAACACCGGCGACGGCAGCGTGACGGCGGATGATGTCAAGGTGGCGCTGCAATGCACCAAGGCGCCCAGCAACACCTGCCGCGACAACGTCGACAAGGTCACGGACATCGACGATGTGCGCATCACGGTCAAGATCGGCCAGGGCTTCGAGAAGCAGCTACCCTTCGACATCGGTCTGGCGGGCCTGCCGCTGCGCAGCGCGGGCAACCTCAAGTCCAGCGGCGGCTGGTCGCTGCTGCTCGACTTCGGCCTCAACCGCAACGTCGGGCCGTATCTGGTCGCGGGCGGCGAGGGCCACGGCAACGATCCTGAGCTGAACCTCGGCGTCGAGGTCGGCATGGGCGACGCGCCGCAGGCCTGCGCTGGCGATCAGCTTCCGAGCGATCCCAACAGCGGCCCGGCAGGTCTGCGCGGCTTCTCCCCGACGCGCTGTATCGTCGGCCAGCTCGGCTTCCTGCACGTCACGCTGCGCGACGGCGCGAACGGCGACGGACAGGCGAACACCAACGACGATCCGACGCGGCTGGCGCTGACCACGTCGCTCGACCTGCGCACGACGAAGCCCGATCAGCGCCTTAGCCTGGGCGAGCTATTCGACGACGGCACCAGCCTGAAGCTCGGCGTGCGCGCGGAGGCCAATGTCGATCTGCGCATCCGCACCGGCTTTACCGAAGGCTCGGATCTGCCGAGTGTGCTCGGCACCTTCCACCTGAAATGGGACCTCACGCTTGGCGAGTCGTCGCAGCTATCGCAGCTTCGCTTCGGCAACCTGCACCTCGACGTGGGATCGTTCGTCAGCCGCTTCCTTGAGCCGCTGGCGACCAATATCCGCAAGGTGACATCGCCGCTCCAGCCGGTGATCGACACGGTGCGCGCGCCGCTGCCGGTGCTCTCCGATCTCGCCAAGCTGGTCGGGCAGGACCCGATCTCGCTCTACTCGTTGATGAAGGCGCAGGGCTACGACACGCAGATGATCGATAGCATCATCAGCCTGATCGAGTTCATCAACAAGGATCTGCCCAATCTCAAGACCGACAACCTGCTGATCCCGCTTGGCAGCTTGGGCGGCGCGTTCGATGTCAACAAAGACCTCGCGCAGGGCGACCCGGTTGGCTCTGAGCGCGCCGACGCGCTGGTGACAAATCCCGACAGCACGACCGATATTCTGTCGAAGATCGAGCAGGGCAGCGGGACGCTTAGCGTGAGCAGCTCAGACGGCGCTTTCGGCGTCAAGGGCCTGTCGTTCCCGTTCCTGAGCGACTCCAAGCAGATCTTCGGGCTGCTGATGGGCAAGGACGTGACGATCGTCCGCTACGAGCCAGGCACGCTCCGCGCCAGCGCAGGCGTGAGCTACACCTTCGGCCCGATCATGATCGGCCCCGTGCCCGTCTCGATCACGATCAGCGGCTCGGCCACGATCGAGGGCCGCATCGCGATCGGCTACGATACGTCGGGTATCCGCCAGGTGATCCAGGGCGGCTCCGGCGACCGGCTGCTCGACGGCATCTTCATCGACGACCTCGACGCCAAGGGCGTCGACGTGCCTGAGATCAAGCTGATCGGCCTGGTTTCGGCTGCGGCGGGCGTCGACCTTGGCCTGGTCGCGGCGGGCGTCGACGGCGGCATCCAGCTTACGGTCGGGATGAACCTCAACGATAGTCCCAACCCCGACGGCAAGCTGCGCATCGACGAGGTTGTTGAGAAGATCAAGAATCCGGTCTGTCTCTTCGATATTTCGGGCAAGCTAGAGGCGTTCCTGGGCGCGTTCGTGCGCATCGGGATCGGCTTCTTCAAAAAGACCTTCCGCTTCGACATCGTGCGCGTCACGCTGATCGACTTCACGGTCGATCTGTGTAAGCCGGCCAATCCGAATCTTGCCGACAAGGTCGGCGACGATCTGGTGCTCAAGATCGGGCCGAACGCGGGCGGGCGCGGCGTGGCCGTGGACGAGAAGAACGAAGAGATCATCGTTCGTCAGCTCGACGCGGCGGGCACGCGCTTCGGCGTCTCGGCCTTCGGCGTCTATGAGGAGGTGACGATCAAGGCGGGCGGTCGAATCCTGGGCGACGGCGGCGACGGCAACGACGCCATCTCGCTGGAGCCCGGTGCCGAGGCCAACGGCGATCCGATCCCGTTCACGGCGCGCGCCGTGCTCTCCGGCGGCTCCGGCTCCGACCGCATCAAGGCGGGCGATGGCAACGATACGCTCAACGGCAACGACGACTCCGACCGCATCAACGGCGGCGGGGGTGTCGATACGATCGATGGCGGCGCGGGCGATGACGTGCTCAGCGGCGAGCTGGGCGACGACACGATCCACGGTGGCTCCGGCAACGACTCGCTGATCGGCGGGCCGGGCACGGACACGCTCAACGGCAATGAGGATGACGACTCGGTGATCGGCGGGCCCAGCACCGACGCCAACCCCGACCTCGGCGATACCGTCGCGGGCGGACCCGGCCACGATACGCTTGAGGGCAACCAGGGCGCGGACATCCTCTACGGCGACAACGCCACCACCTGCGACGCGGCTGACGCTGCGGTCGTCGGCGACGACCAGATCAGCGGCGGCTCCGAGGACGATCAGATCTTCGGCGGCGCGGGCAGCGACAAGCTGGTCGGCGACGACGGCAACGATCGGCTCTGTGGCAACGTCGGCAACGATACGCTCGACGGCGATACCGATCGGCCAAACGTGCCGCACGGCCACGACGTGCTCGACGGCGGCTCCGGCAGCGACGAGCTGCATGGACGCGGCGGCGAGGACGATCTTTTCGGCCAGGACGGCGACGACAAGCTCTTCGGCGACGCCGACAACGACGACCTGAGCGGCGGACGCGGCAGCGACGAGCTTGACGGCAGCGGCGGACGCGATTACCTCTTGGGCGATACCGGCAGCGCGAATCGCGCGACCGGCAGCGCCGACGGCTCGCCGAGCTTCTCGGAGTCGGAGGGCGACGCCGATACGCTGCGCGGCGGCGAAGGAGCCGATGTGATCTTCGGCGAGGGCGGCGGCGACCAGGCGTTTGGCGACGCGGGCAATGACCGGATCGCGGGCAACGACGGCGCGGATACGCTCCGTGGCGGCTCCGACGACGACACGATCGCGGGCAATGCCCACGACGACCTGATCTTTGGCGATAGCGGCGCGGATCGTATGACCGGCAACACCGGCAACGATACCATGCGCGGCGGCATCGGCACCGACACGGTCGAGGGCAACGAGGACGCCGACACGATCTCCGGCGATGCCGACAACGACATCCTGATCGGCGGCAGCTCCGTGGCGGGCACGCCCGACGCGGGCGATACGATCGACGGCAACGGCGGCGCTGACGTGATCGCGGGCGATAACGCCCAGGTGACGGGCAGCGCGCGCGCGGTGACGCTGCTGGACGCGACGCTCGGCGGCAGCGATCTGCTCCACGGCAACGAGGACGACGATCGGATCTACGGCGGCGCGGAGAACGACGAGGTCCACGGCGACGCCAACGACGATTATCTTGAGGGCAACGCTGCCAGCGACCTGATCCTCGGCGGCGCGGATCAGGACGACATCATCGGCGGCTCGGCTCAGGCGGGCGCGCTCGACGGCGCTGATCGGATCTACGGCGGCAACGGCGTGACCGACTTCGGCGGCGACTTCGATGTGCTGCTCGGCGATAACGGCACGATCACGCGACCGCTGAGCGGCGGGCAGCCGATCAAAGAGAGCTTCGGGCCGGGCGCGACGCAGGTCACACGTCGTGTAGTCACGCTCTTCGACGTGGCGACGACGAGCTTCACGCCCGCCGACGGCGTGAGCGGCGGCGACGAGCTGTACGGCGATGCGGCCCGCGACCTGCTCTACGGTCAGGGCGGCAATGATCTGCTGCTCGGCGGCGCGGGCGATGATGCGCTCGAAGGCAACGCGGGCGACGACACGCTCTACGGCGGGGCAGGTCAGGACGATCTGCTCGGCGGCACCAGCCGCACCACCAGCGACGATCCGGCGACGGCGGTCGATGGGCGGCTCGACGGCGAGGATCGGCTCTACGGCAGCAACAACGTCGGCGACCTGCCGGACGACTTCGACGTGCTGCTTGGCGATAACGCCGAGATCACGCGACCTCTCAGCGTCGGCCTGTGGCAGGTCAACACCTTCAACGCCGCTGTGGTCCGCAGCATTCGCTTCTTGGATGTAGCGGTCGTCGGCGGCCCGGAGGTCAGCCCGGCGGTCAGTGGCGACGATCGGCTCCTGGGCGAGGGCAGCGATGACCTGCTCTACGGCCAGGGCGGTGACGATACGCTCGGCGGCGGCTCCGGCGACGATTACCTTGAGGGCAACGCCGGTAGCGATCTGCTCCAGGGCGACGACGGCAACGACGATCTGGTCGGCGGCACCGGGCGCATCAACGACGACGGGCCGCAGGGCGTGGATGGACGCCTCGACGCCGACGATCATCTGCTTGGCGGCGCGGGCTTCGACGTGCTGGCAGGCGATAATGCCCTGCTGGTACGCACGCTGGTCGACGGCAAGTGGCAGCGCAACACGTTCAACGCTGGCATCCGGCACGAGACTCGCATCCTGCGCGACATCGACTCGCCGCACTTCGGCAGCGTGAGCGGTGGCGATACGCTCGAAGGCGGCGACGACGACGATCTGCTCTACGGCCAGGGCAGCAACGACACGCTCTCCGGCAACGCGGACGATGATCTGCTCGAAGGCAACGCGGGCGGCGATACGCTGCACGGCAATGCCGGACAGGATGACATCGTCGGCGGCACGGTGCAGGCCGATCTGACGGACGCTGCCGATACTATCACCGGCGACGACGCAGCCGACGTGATCATCGGCGATAACGGCAGCGTCACGCGGCCTCTGGCGGCTGGCCTGTGGCAGCTCGACCAGAACACGCAGGCGGTGCTCCGCGACGTGACGCTCTACGACGTGCAGCTTGCGGGCGGCACGGTCGCGGGGAATCGCAGCGGCGGCGATACGATCTCCGGCGGCGGCGAGCACGACCGCATCTTCGGCCAGGGCGACAACGATACGATCTCCGGCGGCGATAGCTTCGACTACATCGAGGGGAATCACGGCGCGGATACGATCTCCGGCGACGCGGGCGAGGATGACATCATCGGCGGCAGCTCAGCCGACGATGGCGTGATCGACGCCGACCGCGTGGGCAATCGCCTGCTCGACGGCGCGGATACGATCTTCGGCGACGACGGCACCAGCGCCACGGCGGGCGAGGACAGCGATGTGATCGCGGGCGATAACGCACGCATCGGGCGGGCCGCATCCGGCGACGGCGCGTGGCGGCTCGATCCCAACACGGGCGATGTCGTGCGCACGATCACGCTCTTCGATGTCGAGCGGCTGGGCGGTACGGTCAGCCCGCAGGCCAGCGGCAGCGACCGAATCTTCGGCGAGGACGGGCGCGATCTGATCTTCGGCCAGGGCAACAGCTCGCCCAACGCCGACGGCGATAGCCGCCTGGACGAAGACCCGGCGGACGGCGTGGACAACGACCGCGACGGACGCGAGAGCGCGACATCGACCGGCTACGACTGTCTGGATGGCAGCGACAACGACGGCGACGGTCAGGCCGACGCAGCCGATACGAGCTGCGCGGCGGCGACCGACGAGGACGGCGGCGGCGATGAGCTGCACGGCGGTGCCGGTCCCGACTCCATCGAGGGCAACCACGGCTCCGACTGGATCTTCGGCGATGACGACGAGGACGATCTGCTCGGCGGCAACTCCGCAGGCGACGGCGTGATCGGCGGCACGGTCGCTCCGACCAATCTGCTCGACGGGCACGACGTGATGCAGGGCGGCGACGACGACGATGTGCTGCTGGCTGACAACGCCACGATCGAGCGCGAAACCAACGGCCAGGGCATCTGGCAAAAGCTGGTCGGCGGCCTCGGAGCTTACGATCTGGTGAAGCGCATCACGACGATGGAGCAGACGCCGGAGCAGACCGGCGCGTACGGTGATGATCATCTGCGCGGCAACGCCGGGCACGACGATCTCTACGGCCAGCTAGGCGGCGACCTGCTTGAGGGCAATGCCGGCGAGGACGCGATCGTCGGCGATCTGGGACGGATCACCAACCGGATCGAGGACGGAACACGCGAGCGCGAGATCGCGCCGCAGCAGCCGTTCATCAGCGATACGATCTTTGTGGAGGGCACGCTTACACGACAGGTCGATCTCTTCTCGTTTGTCACCGGCGACGGCGCTGAGGGCGATGATACGCTGCTCGGCGGCGACGGCGACGATAGTCTCCACGGCGGCGCGGGCTACGATCTGCTCAACGGCGACGGCGATGCGGACGTGACCGGCAGCACCGACCAGGACCGCGTCTTCGGCGGCGACGGCAACGACGCGCTGTGGGGCGGTCGCGACCACGATCATCTCTGGGGCGGCTACGGCGACGACTATCTGGACGTGAAGCCGCGTCCCGACACGGACTCGCCGGAGTGGTTTACCTACGGCGGCCCTGAGAGCTACGACGGCATCGACTATGCCTATGGCGGCTGGGGCCAGGATGCGCTGCAAGCCAATGTCGGCGATACCGGCCCGGTGCCGGGCGACCGGCTGATGGACTGGGTGGGCGCGTACAACGTGTACTACGTCTGCCCCGGCGCGTACGGCGAGTGGATGATCACGCGCAGCCTCAGCCCCGGCATGATCCGCTTCTTGCAGGAATTGGCCGAGGGCGACGGCGCGGACAACACGGCCAATCGCACATCGTCGGGCTTCCGCGAGCTAGCGATGGTCTTCTCCAACGAAACCAAAGACAACGCCAATCCGGTCCACCCGGATAACCCTGGGCACTTCACGTGTAACTAG